Proteins encoded in a region of the Sugiyamaella lignohabitans strain CBS 10342 chromosome B, complete sequence genome:
- the STE6 gene encoding ATP-binding cassette alpha-factor transporter STE6 (Plasma membrane ATP-binding cassette (ABC) transporter; required for the export of a-factor, catalyzes ATP hydrolysis coupled to a-factor transport; contains 12 transmembrane domains and two ATP binding domains; expressed only in MATa cells; GO_component: GO:0005794 - Golgi apparatus [Evidence IDA] [PMID 8045256]; GO_component: GO:0016021 - integral component of membrane [Evidence IEA,IEA]; GO_component: GO:0016021 - integral component of membrane [Evidence ISM] [PMID 12192589]; GO_component: GO:0043332 - mating projection tip [Evidence IDA] [PMID 12374868]; GO_component: GO:0043332 - mating projection tip [Evidence IDA] [PMID 7679674]; GO_component: GO:0016020 - membrane [Evidence IEA,IEA]; GO_component: GO:0005886 - plasma membrane [Evidence IDA] [PMID 7679674]; GO_function: GO:0005524 - ATP binding [Evidence IEA,IEA]; GO_function: GO:0016887 - ATPase activity [Evidence IEA]; GO_function: GO:0042626 - ATPase activity, coupled to transmembrane movement of substances [Evidence IEA]; GO_function: GO:0016787 - hydrolase activity [Evidence IEA]; GO_function: GO:0017111 - nucleoside-triphosphatase activity [Evidence IEA]; GO_function: GO:0000166 - nucleotide binding [Evidence IEA,IEA]; GO_function: GO:0015440 - peptide-transporting ATPase activity [Evidence IDA,IMP] [PMID 11389139]; GO_function: GO:0015440 - peptide-transporting ATPase activity [Evidence IDA,IMP] [PMID 8626301]; GO_process: GO:0006200 - ATP catabolic process [Evidence IEA]; GO_process: GO:0008152 - metabolic process [Evidence IEA,IEA]; GO_process: GO:0000770 - peptide pheromone export [Evidence IMP] [PMID 2569166]; GO_process: GO:0019236 - response to pheromone [Evidence IEA]; GO_process: GO:0055085 - transmembrane transport [Evidence IEA]; GO_process: GO:0006810 - transport [Evidence IEA,IEA]), with product MCHILITIKINFKYPTRNEMILDGFNINIKAGQLSFIVGRSGSGKSTLGHILLKQYERASGAIFIDGLVFDTISPRWLCDNIFVVEQQSILFDVSIDENIKLAASRATNTESIRNACDQFFVSEFVGELPQGWKTNAGLQGKNLSGGQKQRISLARARLRNTPIMIFDESFSALDPQMRAKCLEEIRKYRADKTTIIITHELAQINPDDYLYIMESGNIVEHGLRKDLEADSARLNFLADLSNSSNRASEDLSFSENWFPDLPSKRHSRVDESIAHRRQSTIDPYNQFISEDEQIDSKVQAWKSKKRISTTKLLFQLINSLPNKIVFGIGIVSAVLNAITNPLFSFAFSNLLNGIIYQKQMGTSDYSLTRWTVIVIAIAIGDGITTYGRTALDIASETWLRHARVRSLRNILDRELLDLNTDTESSLTSLLMNDSESVRLLVSRFTSGVISCVILGVFAIVWSMISGWQLSLVGLSFIPCFYFSSAWYKSIVTKWEALYREETTSVIGLIDEVVAGIKSVKLLALENYFKKEVDKREMTLNAIAFRRAIFIGLGFGVNQIFMYITQAIILYYGMTLISDGKYSVQQAMMVFTLLIFSLVTLEQTVGTIPILSNGFETCREILDLMKRSPSMEKAKAHYDITKGSIKFENVGFWYSSTTSTEDSELEGSGTSPVLLNFNLEVNSNEVVAITGRSGCGKSTLARLVTKLYSPQRGTISVDGNDISDLSTRSLRKKIAIVSQMPLSFFEGTIADNLRYGMKDDRTTPERQQMDLMRQACRESGLDEFIMSLEEGYETKMGSSSSSGSLLSGGQLQRLGIARALLRSPKILILDECTSALDAESIDIIKQMIKYHRTVRDMTIIIITHQEEMTDGVDRVIKM from the coding sequence ATGTGTCACATACTAATAACTATAAAGATAAATTTCAAGTACCCCACTAGAAATGAAATGATTCTCGATGGAttcaatataaatatcaaagCAGGCCAGCTATCATTTATTGTGGGAAGATCTGGCAGTGGAAAATCCACTCTGGGTCATATACTTTTGAAACAATATGAAAGAGCTTCCGGCGCTATCTTTATAGATGGACTTGTTTTTGACACAATAAGCCCCCGCTGGCTCTGTGACAATATATTCGTTGTTGAGCAACAAAGCATATTGTTTGATGTAAGCATCGATGAGAACATTAAATTAGCAGCGAGTAGGGCAACAAACACTGAGAGTATCCGCAATGCTTGTGACCAGTTTTTTGTGTCTGAATTTGTAGGAGAGCTACCTCAAGGCTGGAAAACCAATGCCGGCCTGCAAGGAAAGAACCTAAGCGGAGgccaaaaacaaagaaTATCGCTAGCAAGAGCAAGGTTAAGAAATACTCCAATTATGATATTCGACGAATCATTTAGTGCCTTGGATCCCCAGATGAGAGCAAAGTGTCTTGAAGAAATCAGAAAGTACCGGGCAGATAAGACTACAATAATTATAACCCACGAATTAGCTCAGATAAATCCGGATGATTATCTTTACATCATGGAGAGTGGGAATATTGTTGAGCATGGACTAAGAAAAGACCTCGAAGCAGATTCAGCGAGACTGAACTTTCTAGCTGATTTATCAAATTCATCCAATAGAGCATCCGAGGATCTCAGTTTTAGTGAAAACTGGTTTCCAGATTTGCCATCAAAACGGCATTCTCGAGTCGACGAGAGTATTGCGCACAGGAGACAGAGCACCATCGACCCTTACAATCAATTTATCTCGGAGGATGAACAGATTGATAGTAAGGTTCAAGCATGGAAGAGTAAAAAACGGATCTCAACCACAAAGTTGCTGTTTCAGTTAATCAACAGCTTGCCAAACAAAATTGTATTTGGAATAGGTATCGTATCGGCTGTACTGAATGCCATAACTAATCCACTTTTCTCATTCGCATTCTCCAATTTGCTAAATGGAATTATAtatcagaagcagatgGGAACATCAGATTATAGTCTCACCAGGTGGACTGTGATAGTGATAGCAATAGCCATAGGCGACGGCATTACCACATATGGCCGAACAGCATTAGATATTGCCTCAGAAACATGGCTTAGACACGCAAGAGTTAGATCTCTGAGAAACATACTGGACCGTGAACTTCTAGATCTCAATACAGACACAGAATCATCTTTGACTTCGCTTTTAATGAACGATTCTGAATCTGTCAGATTATTAGTGTCCCGATTCACAAGTGGAGTGATCAGCTGTGTCATTTTAGGAGTATTTGCCATTGTATGGTCAATGATTTCTGGTTGGCAACTAAGTCTAGTAGGTCTATCGTTCATTCCATGCTTCTACTTCTCCTCGGCTTGGTATAAATCTATTGTCACCAAGTGGGAAGCACTCTACCGAGAAGAGACCACTTCGGTGATTGGCCTCATAGACGAAGTTGTTGCGGGGATCAAATCCGTAAAATTACTTGCCTTGGAAAACTATTTCAAAAAGGAAGTTGATAAAAGGGAGATGACTCTGAATGCTATTGCTTTCAGAAGGGCGATATTCATAGGCCTTGGTTTTGGAGTTAATCAGATATTCATGTACATTACCCAAGCAATCATTTTATACTATGGCATGACACTGATATCTGATGGAAAGTACTCTGTTCAACAGGCTATGATGGTATTTACTTTGCTCATATTTTCCTTAGTAACTTTGGAACAGACCGTAGGCACAATACCTATTCTCAGTAACGGATTCGAAACTTGTCGGGAGATTCTAgatttgatgaagagatCACCTTCTATGGAAAAAGCCAAAGCACATTATGATATCACTAAAGGAAGTATCAAGTTTGAGAATGTCGGATTTTGGTATTCTTCAACTACCTCAACAGAGGATAGTGAGTTGGAGGGTAGTGGAACTAGTCCAGTGTTGCTTAACTTCAATCTCGAAGTCAATTCCAACGAAGTGGTGGCGATTACTGGTCGCTCTGGTTGTGGAAAATCGACTCTTGCAAGACTAGTCACTAAACTCTACTCTCCACAACGAGGTACTATTAGTGTCGACGGGAACGACATAAGTGATCTTAGCACTAGATCTCTACGAAAGAAGATCGCAATAGTCAGCCAGATGCCGCTTTCATTTTTCGAAGGTACTATCGCTGACAATCTTAGATACGGAATGAAAGATGATCGAACAACGCCAGAACGACAGCAAATGGATTTGATGCGACAAGCTTGCCGAGAATCAGGACTGGACGAGTTCATCATGTCTCTCGAAGAAGGGTACGAGACAAAAATGGGCAGCTCGAGTAGTTCGGGCTCGTTGCTATCCGGTGGACAGCTTCAAAGATTGGGCATCGCTCGGGCATTACTAAGAAGCCCTAAAATTCTCATTCTGGATGAATGTACATCAGCTCTAGACGCAGAGTCTATAGATATCATTAAGCAGATGATCAAGTATCATCGAACTGTACGAGATATGACCATAATCATCATAACCCATCAAGAAGAGATGACTGACGGGGTGGATAGAGTCATTAAGATGTAg
- the OPI3 gene encoding bifunctional phosphatidyl-N-methylethanolamine N-methyltransferase/phosphatidyl-N-dimethylethanolamine N-methyltransferase (Methylene-fatty-acyl-phospholipid synthase; catalyzes the last two steps in phosphatidylcholine biosynthesis; also known as phospholipid methyltransferase; GO_component: GO:0005783 - endoplasmic reticulum [Evidence IEA]; GO_component: GO:0005789 - endoplasmic reticulum membrane [Evidence IEA]; GO_component: GO:0016021 - integral component of membrane [Evidence IEA]; GO_component: GO:0016021 - integral component of membrane [Evidence ISM] [PMID 2445736]; GO_component: GO:0016020 - membrane [Evidence IEA]; GO_component: GO:0005739 - mitochondrion [Evidence IDA] [PMID 14576278]; GO_component: GO:0005739 - mitochondrion [Evidence IDA] [PMID 16823961]; GO_function: GO:0008170 - N-methyltransferase activity [Evidence IEA]; GO_function: GO:0008168 - methyltransferase activity [Evidence IEA]; GO_function: GO:0080101 - phosphatidyl-N-dimethylethanolamine N-methyltransferase activity [Evidence IEA]; GO_function: GO:0080101 - phosphatidyl-N-dimethylethanolamine N-methyltransferase activity [Evidence IDA,IGI] [PMID 2445736]; GO_function: GO:0080101 - phosphatidyl-N-dimethylethanolamine N-methyltransferase activity [Evidence IMP] [PMID 2684666]; GO_function: GO:0000773 - phosphatidyl-N-methylethanolamine N-methyltransferase activity [Evidence IEA]; GO_function: GO:0000773 - phosphatidyl-N-methylethanolamine N-methyltransferase activity [Evidence IDA,IGI] [PMID 2445736]; GO_function: GO:0000773 - phosphatidyl-N-methylethanolamine N-methyltransferase activity [Evidence IMP] [PMID 2684666]; GO_function: GO:0004608 - phosphatidylethanolamine N-methyltransferase activity [Evidence IEA]; GO_function: GO:0016740 - transferase activity [Evidence IEA]; GO_process: GO:0006629 - lipid metabolic process [Evidence IEA]; GO_process: GO:0032259 - methylation [Evidence IEA]; GO_process: GO:0006656 - phosphatidylcholine biosynthetic process [Evidence IEA]; GO_process: GO:0006656 - phosphatidylcholine biosynthetic process [Evidence IMP] [PMID 23000174]; GO_process: GO:0006656 - phosphatidylcholine biosynthetic process [Evidence IDA,IGI] [PMID 2445736]; GO_process: GO:0006656 - phosphatidylcholine biosynthetic process [Evidence IMP] [PMID 6337128]; GO_process: GO:0008654 - phospholipid biosynthetic process [Evidence IEA]; GO_process: GO:0006644 - phospholipid metabolic process [Evidence IEA]): MWALGVTGTYLGDYFGILMDERVTGFPFNVTDNPMYYGSFLSFLGTGLWFAKPAGIAVSGFVLVMYLIALRFEEPFTAEIYAKRERERAKKAK; the protein is encoded by the coding sequence ATGTGGGCCTTGGGTGTGACTGGTACTTATTTAGGTGATTATTTTGGAATCCTCATGGACGAGAGAGTCACTGGTTTCCCATTCAATGTTACAGATAACCCAATGTACTACGGAAGCTTCCTATCATTTTTGGGCACTGGTCTTTGGTTCGCCAAACCAGCTGGTATTGCAGTTTCTGGTTTCGTTCTCGTCATGTACTTGATTGCTCTTAGATTCGAAGAGCCTTTTACTGCTGAGATCTATGCCAAGAGAGAACGGGAAAGAGCTAAGAAGGctaaataa
- the FRE1 gene encoding Fre1p (Ferric reductase and cupric reductase; reduces siderophore-bound iron and oxidized copper prior to uptake by transporters; expression induced by low copper and iron levels; GO_component: GO:0016021 - integral component of membrane [Evidence IEA]; GO_component: GO:0016021 - integral component of membrane [Evidence ISM] [PMID 12192589]; GO_component: GO:0016020 - membrane [Evidence IEA]; GO_component: GO:0005886 - plasma membrane [Evidence IEA,IEA]; GO_component: GO:0005886 - plasma membrane [Evidence IDA] [PMID 17507646]; GO_component: GO:0005886 - plasma membrane [Evidence IDA] [PMID 8164662]; GO_function: GO:0052851 - ferric-chelate reductase (NADPH) activity [Evidence IEA]; GO_function: GO:0000293 - ferric-chelate reductase activity [Evidence IDA] [PMID 8164662]; GO_function: GO:0046872 - metal ion binding [Evidence IEA]; GO_function: GO:0016491 - oxidoreductase activity [Evidence IEA,IEA]; GO_process: GO:0015677 - copper ion import [Evidence IDA] [PMID 7814363]; GO_process: GO:0006825 - copper ion transport [Evidence IEA]; GO_process: GO:0006811 - ion transport [Evidence IEA]; GO_process: GO:0055072 - iron ion homeostasis [Evidence IEA]; GO_process: GO:0006826 - iron ion transport [Evidence IDA] [PMID 8164662]; GO_process: GO:0055114 - oxidation-reduction process [Evidence IEA,IEA]) — protein MLASSRSLPPSYSITNQQQHGNEPTEESPFRYDSPFEGPFREELIAEIYKGRDLLVYYEYILLGTFLLIVVAHWTNKLLWYIRNKQRNPGLPIYNRNENSTEESLISEDTGASSSETDPLLGNRQHSMFKRIYYRTMAFFMFQPEGKGMENYGVTMMLIVYELMTIFFALYQIRFWIILAFRLGLLATINIPLMYVLGAKHSPLSYLTGWSYEQVNVFHRLCGAICFFLVIPHLIIFACYFRFDYLLTHLWSVAGIIAGIAFIAIGFSSSLKFRESFYELFYVVHIVGFLVSIPAVYLHYPTARPYAVAAGLSVLYDRLTRLLLDYRIMKCIIRPASGETVIMDIPFSPGPKDGTGGFFGRPFAWTTGQHIYITVIGCGTFESHPYTIASTMKCSKYLRLIIRARDGFSRRLLELAESKHGLDENEPVQQWCILHGPYGVHPPEMPSSASPPRNNTKLILVAGGAGVAFTYPLYQEYHLANKLLESQTKLVGQSSPSKFDINFLWVLPHSSFSEWLVEHGETVVDTTKMDIWATREKGRPDINQLILGYISKANGVSSSEDHCWVAACGPDPLLREVRNAVANLRGQGMSNVHYYAERFGW, from the coding sequence ATGTTAGCTTCGTCACGGTCCCTGCCTCCTTCGTACAGCATTAcgaatcagcagcagcatggTAACGAACCAACAGAAGAAAGTCCGTTTAGATACGACTCTCCTTTCGAGGGTCCTTTTAGAGAAGAATTAATTGCCGAGATATACAAGGGCCGAGATCTACTGGTATACTATGAGTATATCTTACTCGGTACATTCCTACTAATAGTTGTTGCCCACTGGACCAATAAATTACTGTGGTATATTCGTAACAAGCAGAGGAATCCGGGCTTACCAATTTACAACAGAAATGAAAATTCGACCGAGGAATCTCTCATATCTGAGGATACTGGAGCAAGCTCCTCAGAAACCGATCCATTATTAGGTAATAGACAACATTCGATGTTTAAGAGAATATACTACAGAACAATGGCCTTTTTTATGTTTCAACCCGAAGGTAAAGGAATGGAAAATTACGGCGTCACCATGATGCTTATTGTTTATGAGCTTATGACCATCTTCTTTGCACTttatcagatcagattCTGGATCATACTTGCATTCCGTCTTGGGTTGCTAGCTACTATCAATATCCCATTGATGTATGTCCTTGGAGCAAAACATAGCCCATTGTCTTACCTTACAGGATGGTCTTACGAGCAGGTAAACGTGTTCCATAGACTTTGTGGAGCAAtctgctttttcttggtgATTCCCCATCTGATAATTTTTGCTTGTTATTTTAGATTCGACTATTTATTGACCCATCTATGGTCAGTTGCAGGAATAATTGCAGGAATTGCGTTCATAGCAATCGGCTTCTCATCCAGTCTCAAATTTCGAGAATCTTTCTATGAACTGTTTTATGTTGTTCATATTGTTGGATTTTTGGTATCAATTCCGGCTGTCTATTTACACTATCCTACTGCGCGTCCGTACGCTGTGGCTGCAGGACTGTCTGTGCTGTACGATAGGTTAACTAGGTTGCTGCTAGATTATCGAATTATGAAGTGCATCATACGACCGGCTAGTGGTGAAACAGTTATAATGGACATTCCGTTTTCTCCTGGTCCAAAAGACGGTACTGGTGGGTTTTTTGGTCGCCCGTTTGCTTGGACCACTGGCCAACATATCTATATTACAGTCATTGGATGTGGAACCTTTGAGTCTCATCCTTATACAATAGCTTCGACAATGAAATGTTCGAAGTATTTACGATTAATTATCAGAGCTCGTGATGGCTTCTCACGACGCTTATTAGAGTTGGCAGAGTCGAAACATGGGTTAGACGAGAATGAGCCAGTCCAACAATGGTGTATACTACATGGACCATATGGGGTTCATCCACCAGAGATGCCGAGTAGTGCTTCACCTCCACGGAACAACACCAAGCTCATTCTTGTTGCAGGTGGAGCTGGCGTGGCCTTCACATACCCACTCTACCAAGAATATCATCTGGCAAACAAGCTGCTGGAATCTCAAACTAAACTAGTGGGACAAAGTTCACCCAGTAAGTTTGATATCAACTTTCTATGGGTGCTACCACATAGCTCCTTCTCAGAGTGGCTGGTTGAACATGGAGAAACAGTTGTCGACACAACGAAAATGGACATTTGGGCCACTAGAGAGAAGGGTCGGCCAGACATTAATCAGCTCATATTGGGTTATATTAGCAAAGCCAATGGCGTGTCAAGCTCTGAGGACCACTGCTGGGTAGCGGCATGTGGACCTGATCCGCTCTTACGAGAAGTGCGCAATGCTGTTGCTAATCTAAGAGGTCAAGGTATGTCCAACGTCCATTATTATGCCGAAAGGTTTGGATGGTAG